The following proteins are encoded in a genomic region of Coffea eugenioides isolate CCC68of chromosome 6, Ceug_1.0, whole genome shotgun sequence:
- the LOC113776433 gene encoding uncharacterized protein LOC113776433, with translation MDDVVAPAPLPTTSQDHLLRRRSNSMSSTVVLPINLTTIHHQSSSNSISATPTSSSSTSTSSSLVDFDFISIKPVSYISLRDLLPSTPVNSPKPNSPAQTGSDISIKNRLVKQAAWAYLQPMSTCPDSSARNFLHRLWSHLQLLKNQLAAFRDFFDLHIFRRLNQAFDWLLRAVRVRRFS, from the coding sequence ATGGACGACGTCGTGGCACCAGCTCCACTGCCAACAACCTCTCAAGACCACCTCCTCCGCCGCCGCAGCAACTCCATGTCCTCAACAGTAGTGCTTCCCATCAACCTCACCACCATCCACCATCAATCTTCCTCAAACTCCATCTCTGCTACTCCGACTTCGTCTTCTTCGACATCAACTTCATCCTCATTGGTTGATTTTGACTTCATCTCCATCAAGCCCGTCTCGTATATTTCCCTCAGGGACCTCCTACCTTCGACGCCTGTTAACTCTCCCAAGCCCAACTCCCCTGCCCAGACCGGCTCCGATATCTCCATAAAAAATCGTCTGGTCAAGCAGGCCGCTTGGGCCTATCTCCAGCCCATGTCCACTTGCCCGGACTCCTCCGCGCGCAACTTCCTCCACCGTCTCTGGAGCCATCTACAACTGCTCAAGAACCAACTCGCGGCTTTTCGAGACTTCTTCGATCTCCACATTTTTCGGAGGCTCAATCAGGCTTTCGATTGGCTGCTCCGGGCCGTTCGTGTTCGGAGATTTAGCTGA